In the genome of Mercurialis annua linkage group LG8, ddMerAnnu1.2, whole genome shotgun sequence, the window aacATAAATTTATGTTATTACTCAAAAAAAATGATCATGTTTGTTAAGGCATAATgttctttataaaaataaaatcttttgAAGCATAAGTAAAGTCGGGTAACCATACATTATGGATCCTCAATGCAAACATTTGATGATCAAAATCATATGTACTATACATTATATAATTGTTCATCACATTACACCTTAACCAGTTAAATACATATATGTGAGAAAAATTGTGCCAATGCCAGTAAATCAGTAATGGAAATGGATAATTTCAATTTAGTCTCTCCCTCCTTAGCCTCTCTAATTCCTTCACCATTTGCCAATGCTCAATCGACAGTGAGACGTCGCCAAAGCTTGCGGATATAAGGCGTCCCATTGTCAACATTCTGTCCACCCAAAACAAATATCACATCTTTGACCTTACCCACAATGATAGAATGGGAAGCTAATTGCCTGATACCATGAAAGAAAACAAACTGTAAAGGTTCTAACCTGCTAAAATCTTCGCTGCCTAAACTTCGATCGGCTTGCCTTGCAGCAACCAAGTCATTTTCTATCTCCTGTAACATATCCACAATGGCCCTTAAATCAGAAAAAGAAATGTTTCTGTTGCACTCTAAACTAAGTCCTATGCATCATACGAAGATCCCGGTGGATGAAGTGTATCAACAAAAATGAGCTACAGTATCAAATCACTATAAAGCCCCAACAAACTCTAAAGGAATCGAAGAATTTATGGAAAAATGCTAGCAAAACTAAAGTGATGAATTCTAAAATGCTAACAAGTTCTAGCTGTAACTACCATTGTATGAAAATCCCATGCAGAATGTGGTAGTTATGCTAATAAGAAAGATATGTCATAGAAATGGACAATCATGCAAGCTTGGAAATGAATTGTAATatctttttttagatttaacaTTTGACTTGACAAGGTTATAGAAATTGTACTAGTGTGACTGGAGAATTTTCTTAACAAACTAACATTAATGGTGAGTTAGGCTCAAATGAATTCTACTAAATTTCAtggaattcatttataaatgaaatatattgtgtttggtttacttaaaaattcatttaagagctttattttaaaaaaattagagttaaCCATGTTTACATCAAATGAACTCATTtacaaatcaaatgaattctaAAATAGAGTTGAACCAAACAAAGGGTAAGGCAATCTTACCTTCTGAATTTCGGTCTCAATAGAATGGGGCAATGATCTGACAGTAGCCAAGTACCATCTCCAAGAATCAAGCGTTTCTTTAATTGCGACTTCTGAGGAACCTGCTGAAGATGGCTGGAAAGGAATAATTACATCAGCCGGCAATATGTTTGATTTCCCTTCTGACCAGATTAACAGTTGGACATCAGCTGCCATCTCCATCTTATAGTATGTAAAATCATACTCAACCTGCACAAACATTTCGACGAATGAGCCAATCTCAACACTCCCAACATACATGAATTTTAAAAGACCAAAAATCTCTGCACTAGAGATTTTAGTGAAAGAAACCGTGCATTTTCCATACCCTTGCTAAATAACTTGATCTTTCGAATCAATGTAGAAAGAATTTTTAACAATAGATGGATTCAAAAACACCCAAGAGAAGATTTATATCACCTTTTGAGTCTCTATCAAATTCTTTAGCAGCCTTGCATTGTCAACTCCAACAGAGTTAAGGGTTCCTGTTTCCAACTGGGTCTCATCTATAATCAAGTGTGTTCCCTCAGCAAGCTGCAGGACTCCAGGTATTAATCTGAATCATAAACCAAGCAAGTCATTAAAATCTAGAGAATAGcagaatcaaaatcaaaatctatCCAGGCATCAATTAAATTGAGTTCTCTGATAACTAAGAGAGCCGCTACCTGTTCGCCTGATAATCCTTTTTGGGTGCAAAATAATCCCTGTTAAGATATTCCACACTGAGGGGTAGGCATGTTGTAAAAGGAGCCAGGTTCTCGATAACAGTTTTAAGACGAGTGCCAAATATGGAAATGCTCTCTTTACTCAAACAGGTAAGATTTAATGAAAGCTTCCCCACTGCAACATTGCCTACCCTAGAATGTACCTGGTTGAGAAAGAGGTAATATTTTCTATTAGGGGCAGCAGGAATGAGGATCAAAATGGCTGAATGAATGATGGAAAATGAACGAGTATAGTGAATATCGCTATGCATAAATCACTTACCCTCGATAGAAGGTGCAACAGCATAAAATTTGCTGCTACACCATCGTTGCCAAGAATAGTTGTTAGATGTCTCAATAAAGTTTCCCTCGCATCTTTAAACAAATGGCTCTTTGGCTGCAGAACGAATAACAGCAAACATGGTAAAATTTAGCGTCAGAATAAGAAAGAAAGTGCATGAGAAAGTAATCCAAATCTCAATTTCTTGACATACTACGCAACATAAGacaaaaataaagataaggAGTGCTAATAACCTCAATTACAGGGGAACTCTGCAGGAAGTCATGCAGCGCAAGCTTCCGATGAATAATACAATGGAGGCGTGGCACCTTCATAAATGCAACCCCACATTGTAAGCCATATGAAAATAAACAGACTGGGGATTGCCACAACACAATAATCAGTTATAGCAAGTCAATACCGTGTTAGGTGGCAAATGGACCAATGCATCATCAGAAAAATGGTCACAGTCATCCTCCTCCACAGCAAGCTCCGAATCATAGGTAAGAATACCAACAAATTCAAAGACATCGTTCAGCTTCAAGTCAGACTCAGGGGAATCATAAACCTGACAAATAAAGTCAGAAAAAATCACCTTGGAGATGAACAGAGAAGACAATTTCATAAAACTAGGAATATGCGTAACATAGATCTTAAAAATCAATTGGATTCTTTACCTTTACAAGACAAGGAAAAGAATTTTTGTTAACATCTGGCACTACAGCTTTGCTAGAACATGCGCCCGCAATCATGCAGTTATGAGACTGAGAAGATGGGGAAGGATGGCTATACTCTCTCTACAAAGAGAAATAGTActggttaaaaaaaataatcaaatcaaatatagGGTGCAAACTAAAAGAAGAAGCATCTCTATTATAAGTAAGCCTAATAATTATATCTTCTTTCCTGtctaatttctaaaataaaacaaCCAGAAGTCCCATCTTCAAAGCATAATGCAGAAATAAGTCATGCTTACCATCCTTTTTGCGATTGGAATATCTTCAAGCATATCACCTGAAACCTGTCATAGGAAAATTGTATATTAGCATTACTTAAAGCACAAGGTGCAGGAATCATCATCTATTACTCGGGGACTAAAATGTCACAGCTTAGAACTTCATTCAGCAAGAACAATGAAGTTAGTTTGTGATActtaaattgaattaataattaacCACTGCTCATCTGAAATAATTGTCATGTGACTAATTAGGCCATACTGAAACTTAAACTACCAAGAAAAATGCCAATGCTACCCTTGACAATGAAAGAAACAAGTCAGTAAGTGAAAAGTACATGTACATTTTGGTGGTCCACAGCTTCAAAGTCCATTCTTCCACGCTTATCTGTTTGTTGGGATATCCAATTCACATGTGTATCATTAGCTACCTGGGAAACAGAATCAGCCCACGAATTCAGCCCCGGAACCTAGAGAGCAGCAAGAAACAACATCAGCTCAAAACAATCAAACCTCCAAGCAAGTACAGTTTTAAACTACAACAATTCTTTTTCCAAAACTGCAAATTCAAGTTGTTAATACACTACAAAACCAAGAAGAAACTTTCAACAACTTCAGTGGCGGAAACTAACCGGAACACAATAGAACAATTTCCGTTCCCAAATTCGCATTTCAGGCGAGGATCCTACAGGAAACTGAGCAACATCCATGTATTTGTTCGTCCTCCAAACCGAATCATCCTTCACCGAAAAAATGTAACAATTATCATCTAATTTACTATTTTAACAAATACAATACTAGTAATATAACAAAACCTAACATATACTACTACATAACACTACTACAGATGATATCATAACATGAAATAGTAAACCAAAATAGAAAATGTTTTAATACCTTGTAAGCACCGACATAGAATTCATTTCCTAACATATCTTGAATCATTCCACGAAACCTAACCAGTGTATTCGGTTGAATCCATTTTAAACTCGCCGGATTAAGAATCGGAACCTAAAATAGTCATTTAATAAACacagttaattaaaaaaactaattacaaGCTTAACAATGAACCTAATAAGCTTAGAAAAAATGCAGATCTAACAATAATGAATTAACGTACCTGAGAGAGTTTCGATTGGTCAAAGAGGAAGTGACGGAATAGGTCAGCGGCGCCCCAATCTTTGCCGTCGAGAGACGAAGCCTGCGAACCGGAGGCCATGGCCTTGTCGAACGTTAATCGGACGGCTCCTAGAGGGTTTGCCAAGCAATCGTACGGTGGTCCGcccatttttttgaaaataataattgctgatATTTTCGTTGTTTTGGCGGAGACTGTGGAAACGGCTTCGCGCGCTAAAGTGGTTATAAGAAGAGACAGCTTTCCCGCCAAATTGGGTAGTTCTTCCCGCCCATTTTAGTAACCTAATCTGATCGCATGATGGTATATTCATAACTACTCCATGTCGTTTTGGGGTTTTGTGTAATTTTCAGTTTAATCCAGAAAGCTATACAAGGCCATCCGAAAGAGAGAGTAGGCTCATCAAGAAAGCCCAGCCCAAAATAATCTTGAAAATATCCAActgaaaaaatgaaataaaaaatatgaatttatccaataatcattattttataattttaaatttcctaTTTTtctgtttatcaaatataaggTACTTTAAGCAAGTAATGTATGATTTTATCTGTATATATGTGATACGAGTAGAACATCGAAAGATAGGCCCTATTCTTAAAGTAGGGGTATGGTATAAGAATGGTGATCTACTGATCTCTAACTCGACTgtcttttgttatttttattcgGCCTTTAGTATTTGTGAGTCGGATTTGTGATTTGGATTATGATTTATGGGCCAAGATTATGATCTTGGCTCGTGGGCCGAAATTGTTGTTCGACTTGTGGACTGAACTTGTTCTTTGTTGGACTTAGCGATATTTGAGTTGACCGAGATTGCTTTATCCTTATACTACGTTATCATAGTTGATATAGATTTCagttattttctttctttgtatGTCATCTATTCAAAAAAATTGGAGACAAAGGATTTTGGAGATAGTGAGAAGCAAACTGATTTTCATTGGTGTTATATTACAACTtacaaattcatcaaaaaaaaaaagaacaacttACAAGTGTGAAAAGATTTAACATTAATCATCGAAGCGTTACAATTGGAAATCTTCAACCTTGTAAATTGTACAAGTTTTCTCTTCCACAAAACCATATAAtcatgaaaaggaaaaaaaaataataatttgatttggCAGCATTACATTGAAATTCATCAAGAGAAAAGTCTTGTAAAAAAGTTGCCAGAATTGGGCTTATTTAGACAAGCCACATGAACATATCTTCCAAGCTTGTCAACTTGCCTTGCCTCACCTCTAGTGTCTTTTTTGCATACCTTGCATGTTTTGTCTACCCAACCTTCTTCCACATACTCCCCATCCACTGATATCAAAGTAGATTATTCAGCACTATAAATAAATTGTTCGGTGTTTCggattgcaaaaattaaaacattggTGTCCAGACAAAACACGATAAAATTCGTAACTTAGAACAATTAAaccttttaataattaaatgaatttaaCTCCACTACTGCATACCCTCAACGTAAGACTTGAAGAAATCCTTGTATGTCCCTCCAATTTTCCTTCTAAGAGCACCATACTGCATTGATTCTAGCTAGTTAatacaatatgaaaaaatatcgaactaaaccgaactaaatttataaagatataaaccaaacaaaatcaaactagcCGATTCGATTAATAATTCAGTTCCAGTTAGTTTCTACTGAAACTGAACTGAACTTTTTAATCTCTAAACCCGAACCGAACtgaaaatcaaactgaattcaTCGGTACCTGTTCTCTGGTCATTTTTCCACCAGAATTGGTGTTTTCTCTTGCCTCCTCAAGAAGTTCAGCATCTTTAGCGGACCGAACTTGTGAGAAATCTAGAGCTTCAGTTATACTACTGAACAAAGATTGCTTGTTCTTCTTTGTCTCCTCCTCATTATCATTCTCTGCTTTAGCAGCAAAAACCTTGACAACGTTAGAGTTTCTTACAAATCTGTTTTCAGACAAGATTCTTTGCGGAAGGAAATAATTTTGTGAAGGTGATAATGGAAGAGTTTTAAGTCCCATGTCTGTCTGTACAGTTGCAGTTTCTATTTCTACTCTGTAATTAAGTTGctgtttttatttagtttgtAAGTGTGGCTATGTGTTTGCTTGCAAAGCAGAGCCACTCGTAGTAATTGGTGGCTGATGGAATAATACGTGGTTCTTTGTTGGACTAATAAAATTTGGACAAAGGATTAATCTGGTTCTTCAACTTGTGACTCAAGGTTAAATAATCGATTTTGGACGTTTTGATCAGTTAAGGTCAGTGACGGATACAGAGTTTTCTTTTAGGGGGGtccaatttaaaattatataaactaaaatttataatacatttttaaataaaaaaaattattgattgctaatgtttataaacacgTATTTAAAAATGTAATAGTATGgcaatcatttttttatttaactatattaatgttatttttgtaattttattctgTTTAAATATGCTAAACTATACTTTTAGTTTTTAGACAAATTGAAATGGAATGAATGTCAGTTTTGGTCGAACTAGTTGAATTGTCGGTCTGATTTTGTTCTTAAAATATCAGATAAATACAATGTgttagaaattggactaattaatttagttctaattagtgttttaaaaattagaccAGAGCAATCAGTTCAGCTGAGAGATTGAAAGactaatttgaaatttttgctAATCAACCCAACAAAACCCtacttaataaaaaatatacaagaTAACTTGGTAGATTTTTTaggtaatattttaattaaatacgaTAAGTAATCgtgcatataaattaatttgaaagttgatgtaataatttatactaactttttgtttgttaaattcattgttttacaattattttaataggATGTCCAAAATAAATAGTTGCAATGATTTTTCAAAAACTATTAGTGTAAGAAATGTGATATTCAGTGAACTACtcatcaaaattcaaaaaaagacacatgttttaaaattagaaaaaaaaaatagtcaaaataATCTTTAAGAACCGGTTATAATTGGTGAACTATATTAGTATATACATGGGTTGGCGGTAAATTACAACATATACAAGAGCCATTGTCTACATATAGTACTTAAGGAAAAGTTGGATCTGAGGGGGGTTCCAGTGAACCCCTTGAATCTTGAGTGTATCCGTCACTGGTTAAGGTTAATACATTTCCATTTTTGGCTCAATTAAGGACATAATATGAAGAACCGGAATGAcacaattttatctttaattaacttaaaaagAGAGTATTCTCTTTAATTAATCTAATAATTGACAGTATTATCTTTAATTGAATTGATCAAAATAGTTGGACGTGAGTTATTTGATCATAAGTCATAAATTTAAGGATCGAATTGACCCTATATTCgggaaaaaaaaatcagagtATTTGGTTTTGAGCTAAGTCAAATTTACAAGTATTATCTGATTCACCAATAACATAAAAGagtattttttgttaattaaagaaaatgatttatgtaaattttaggctaaacctattttgaggtctctaaactatatatttttggttcattagatCCCTTAACTTCTATTTGACTTATTCGGGTTtttaaagtttcattttttgattcatcgggtccttcaacttttatttgcctTTCTCAAATccctaattgtttattttttgattcattGGGTTCTTAAATGGATCTTCGTTTAGGActtaatgaaccaaaaaataaaagtttaaggacctgagaaagtcaaataaaagttgagggacctgatgaagcaaaaaataaaagtttaaagatttaaaaaagctaaataaaagttgaaggacttgataaactaaaaaatgaaaatttaaagatCTTAAAATGAGTTTAGCCTAAATCTTATTCTAATGGCTGCCAAGAGAATCTTTTTTGTTTTGtcatttgtttcaaaaataaGACTTTCCTGCAACATTAAAAGAGCTAAATTTATATGGATATAAGTTCTTGAAATGGGATTAAATTAGAATAGTCGATTTGGTTGACCTTTCGATTCCATTTCTCAATTCATTTTCCACTAAAACTTACGATATGTTTGGTtcaaataaatttcatatttttcttaaCATTCAGTTGAATTTCTATAAAATATGTGCTTGGTATGTTAATAAATTCCGGTTTATTACTATTTTcaagatattaaaaatataaatcataaaaagaattttatatttaagattcggatttttgatatttgggtgcctcataGGCACCCAAAATTCCAGTCCTGTGgctcttttggaattaattccaaatGAGCTAGGACCCACATGTTCTGCATTCTAGAAATGCGGAACACTGCACGTTACCGTTGGGAGACCAGCTCCCAACGGTAAATTAAATgcgttccgcattctagaaatgTGGAACGCAGTAACCGTTGGGAGCTGCCCCAACGGTTGCCTATAAAAAGGGTTGAAAACTCCATTTTTActtactaaaaaaaacaaatcaaattttaagAGAGTGAAAAATGAGAGTATAGGCAGAAAAAAATTAGTTTCAAGGTATTATATTTTGAAGTTGAACGGAAAAAAGTTGGAAGAAATTATATTTCGGAGCTAAACGGATCTCTTCGTGaagtgttatattttttattcgatactaattattttaaaggactacaagaggttagtacgtgtaatttttttaattattgctttaaataattttagtgttaataaatattagaaatttaataatatgtaaaattgttataaaattaattttaatatagcaaaatattagactttaattgtaatttagaaatgcatgtataatataaaaaaattaggatatgtttaatataattatattaggaTATAATTAGAATATGTATAATTAGAAATTTCATGTAATAAGAAAATGTATAATTAGAAATTTCATACAATTATATTaggatatgtttaatttatttttatttaaaaaaaatattagaaataaagtaaCAGTAATTGCAATTGATATGTTCATGCTATAAATTTAAGATTCGCATTTTAAATATAGCGGTGATATATTTGctgtttattaattagaaatgacgAGTTCAAATATATCTTTGTTGATATGGTGTGATGGCCGTATTGTGAGTTCTCCGTGTGGAATAGAATATCATGGGGGTCGTCCTGTTAATATGGCGCTTAGCGAGAGAATGAGTTTCGaagaattacaaaatatttgCAGAAAAGCAGTATCTACCGACGGGAAagtagaaatttcaaaaatctacTTCCGGCTTCCAAGAATAGTTGGGGGTACGATACGCTCGTACTCGTTGTTTTCTGTGGAGAATAACGAGCATGTGTTTGGAATTTTGAACGAGGTTGTGCGGTATCCGCAACTGGATATTTTGGAATTGTACGTGGAATACGAGGCTGTGGTTCGCAACGAGACTTTACTGGACCAGTTGGTTTTAGGTGATTACAGCGGGTCTGAGAGGGGTAGTgatgaagaggaagaagaggattTCTATGACAGCAACGAAGAGGAGGTCGAGGAAGACTTAGGAGCAGATTCACAATATCAGTCGCAACTTCCTGAGCATGTAAGAAGGGCGGATCTTTGCGACTTTGACGTCGCCCCGGAGGCTGATGAAAAGATTATGTGGGATCCTGGGATGGAATTCCGAGTAGGGATGGTCTTCCCAAATCGCGATGCCGTCCGAGCTTGTGCGACTTCTTATTCGGTCGGGGTGGGAAGGGAGTACAAGGGTCGCCGGACTACCAACTCCACAATAGTGTTGGTTTGTAGGCACAACCCTTTCTGCAAATGGTGGTTGCGCGCTACACTTCTGCAATCAACTCAGACGTGGATGTTGAAAAATATATTGGCCCGCACACGTGCAATCAGCTGTTACCTGATCCAAACCATCGGAATTTTGGGTCTGGTCCGATCGCAGACTATATCAAGGGTCAAGTAAAGCTGCAACGTGACATACGGATCGATACCCTCAGAGCTGGAATTTGGCAACAATATGGAGTTAGGCCTCCGTATATACGAACCTGGAATGCAAAGGAAAAGGCTGATGTTTACGGTGGCTGGTATGAATCATTTTCTATGGTTCACAAGTTCATGAACAAGATGATGCATGTCAACCCTGGATCTTTCTGGCATGCAGAAGGTATACGTAATAACTCTAATTTGTTATAGAACGAGTTGCTTCAAGtaataattctaattttgtTGAACTTGTGATATGTAGGCGCTGAGGTGTACACTGACGGGATCCTTCAGCCGAAAGTCGTAACGTTCATCAGAATGTTCTGGACTTTCAAACCGACAATTGATGGGTTTTGTTTTTGCAAGCCAGTTTTGTTCGTCGTCGGTACTCATTTGTATGTCAAATACAAAATGACCTTGTTGATCGCGTCGGCAATGGATGGGAACAGTCACATCATGCCACTGGcattttgtaataccccaaaataattaattagctaattggaccacgtgtccaattttgagtcgccagagtggcgacaTCGGAAAGTTAtccgataaaattaagataaataagttttagtaggtcggttttgggaaattagttatgcggaaatcaaggttatatttcaattctaaagttagaattg includes:
- the LOC126661423 gene encoding mini-chromosome maintenance complex-binding protein isoform X1, which gives rise to MGGPPYDCLANPLGAVRLTFDKAMASGSQASSLDGKDWGAADLFRHFLFDQSKLSQVPILNPASLKWIQPNTLVRFRGMIQDMLGNEFYVGAYKDDSVWRTNKYMDVAQFPVGSSPEMRIWERKLFYCVPVPGLNSWADSVSQVANDTHVNWISQQTDKRGRMDFEAVDHQNVHVSGDMLEDIPIAKRMREYSHPSPSSQSHNCMIAGACSSKAVVPDVNKNSFPCLVKVYDSPESDLKLNDVFEFVGILTYDSELAVEEDDCDHFSDDALVHLPPNTVPRLHCIIHRKLALHDFLQSSPVIEPKSHLFKDARETLLRHLTTILGNDGVAANFMLLHLLSRVHSRVGNVAVGKLSLNLTCLSKESISIFGTRLKTVIENLAPFTTCLPLSVEYLNRDYFAPKKDYQANRLIPGVLQLAEGTHLIIDETQLETGTLNSVGVDNARLLKNLIETQKVEYDFTYYKMEMAADVQLLIWSEGKSNILPADVIIPFQPSSAGSSEVAIKETLDSWRWYLATVRSLPHSIETEIQKEIENDLVAARQADRSLGSEDFSRMLTMGRLISASFGDVSLSIEHWQMVKELERLRRERLN
- the LOC126661423 gene encoding mini-chromosome maintenance complex-binding protein isoform X2, with amino-acid sequence MGGPPYDCLANPLGAVRLTFDKAMASGSQASSLDGKDWGAADLFRHFLFDQSKLSQVPILNPASLKWIQPNTLVRFRGMIQDMLGNEFYVGAYKDDSVWRTNKYMDVAQFPVGSSPEMRIWERKLFYCVPVPGLNSWADSVSQVANDTHVNWISQQTDKRGRMDFEAVDHQNVSGDMLEDIPIAKRMREYSHPSPSSQSHNCMIAGACSSKAVVPDVNKNSFPCLVKVYDSPESDLKLNDVFEFVGILTYDSELAVEEDDCDHFSDDALVHLPPNTVPRLHCIIHRKLALHDFLQSSPVIEPKSHLFKDARETLLRHLTTILGNDGVAANFMLLHLLSRVHSRVGNVAVGKLSLNLTCLSKESISIFGTRLKTVIENLAPFTTCLPLSVEYLNRDYFAPKKDYQANRLIPGVLQLAEGTHLIIDETQLETGTLNSVGVDNARLLKNLIETQKVEYDFTYYKMEMAADVQLLIWSEGKSNILPADVIIPFQPSSAGSSEVAIKETLDSWRWYLATVRSLPHSIETEIQKEIENDLVAARQADRSLGSEDFSRMLTMGRLISASFGDVSLSIEHWQMVKELERLRRERLN
- the LOC126660891 gene encoding uncharacterized protein LOC126660891, with translation MGLKTLPLSPSQNYFLPQRILSENRFVRNSNVVKVFAAKAENDNEEETKKNKQSLFSSITEALDFSQVRSAKDAELLEEARENTNSGGKMTREQYGALRRKIGGTYKDFFKSYVEVDGEYVEEGWVDKTCKVCKKDTRGEARQVDKLGRYVHVACLNKPNSGNFFTRLFS